In one Prunus dulcis unplaced genomic scaffold, ALMONDv2, whole genome shotgun sequence genomic region, the following are encoded:
- the LOC117613306 gene encoding putative disease resistance RPP13-like protein 1, protein MAVGEIFLGAFLQVLLDRLAPREILNYFGLAKGVDKKLNKWSDNLSAIVAVLNDAEEKQLIEHGVKLWLDELRDLAYDVDDVLDKFATKILKRRIKGRDQASTSKKVRSSFSKLKLNFDMNSEIKKITERLQEISERKDKFGLKGTGTSSKAWSRPPTSGVLGGLTIVGRDGDKAKILDMLSRDEHNNVNFHVVAIVGMAGLGKTTLAQFAFNNNSDVMKEFEPRVWVSVSDDFDIVRVTKAILESVTSQPVKVEEFSKMQHDLNEQLRGKKFLIVLDDIWNKGDLYDLWTRLQSPFSVGAQGSKIIVTTRDLKVAKIMGATEVHNLESVSDDNCLEIFEQHAFVNNDRPPNFELLQKKIAEKCSGLPLAARTLGGLLRQNEINEWEEILNNKLWNLSGKSDILPVLKLSYHYLPSNLKRCFAYCSIFPNDYEFGEKQLILLWMAEGLIQQPPEANRQMEDLGHDYFQELLCRSLFQKASENNSRYVMHDLVTDLAQWAAGNTCFRLEDKKGDNLQSVCFRHSSFIIGHYDGVQKFEAYREVKRLRTFLPLSLSDIWWSSQCLARTVIFDLLPQMQYLRVLSLNGYRVTELPDSIGNLKYLRYLDFSHTDITSLPEPTTTLFNLQTLILKGCSLLEALPINLRNLVNLRHLNNSEVDSLKAMPPQLGRLTNLQSLPNFVVGKGSDESGIREIGSLSHLRGTLSLSRLENVIDAEDARKADLKSKERVDELVLEWSDNTQETQLGVLDRLEPHRKLEKLIIWGYAGLEFSTWIGDRLFSTMVHVRLDKCKNCQILPPLGQLPLLKELYITGMAAVKSVGPEFYGESSLPFPVLETLEFSDMHNWKKWLPFEQDQVFPCLKLLSIRNCPQLEGKVPENLDSLETLKIIKCEELVISISNYKQIGALDIDGCKAVVKTSGVEFELLESLKLSNISEVRFQTGEFTKGLRKVANLRIGGCEELTSSLKNEDRVLQHLISLDSLVIEGNSSLLEKLGKEAEELLQLQILTCKLKYLELNKCASLSKVPEGLHHLTALQDLQIVGCSSLVSFPDVGLPPSLEVIRIEECDSLLYFAKYQIPPNLRRIEIRRCKSLKSLVEKEEDSSSSSSSSHISLEHLEIRVCESLTSLSLRAQLFPRALKRLHISDCGELQLIMSDELAHDNTNYCLEYISIDSCPNLKSLPEGLCHLTNLQTLQIYDCGSLVSIPSLSGEGLPSPTTTAASSLKEITSKIATNWRCYRTCAISTVFRN, encoded by the coding sequence ATGGCGGTGGGAGAGATTTTTCTTGGGGCGTTCCTTCAAGTGCTGCTCGACAGATTGGCGCCTCGCGAGATCCTCAACTACTTTGGCCTCGCAAAGGGCGTCGACAAAAAGCTGAATAAATGGAGTGACAATTTGTCTGCAATCGTAGCGGTGCTGAATGATGCGGAGGAGAAGCAACTGATAGAGCATGGTGTGAAATTGTGGCTGGATGAACTTAGAGACTTGGCTTATGATGTAGATGACGTGCTGGACAAATTTGCTACTAAAATATTGAAGCGCCGGATAAAGGGACGTGATCAAGCCAGCACAAGTAAAAAGGTGCGGAGTTCATTCTCTAAACTGAAACTCAATTTCGATATGAACTCTGAGATAAAGAAGATTACAGAGCGGTTGCAAGAGATCTCTGAACGGAAAGATAAGTTTGGTTTAAAGGGCACCGGAACGTCTAGTAAAGCATGGTCAAGGCCACCAACTTCAGGTGTGCTAGGTGGACTAACCATTGTTGGAAGAGATGGAGATAAAGCAAAAATATTAGACATGTTGTCGAGAGATGAGCATAATAATGTCAACTTTCATGTTGTTGCCATTGTTGGCATGGCTGGCCTTGGGAAGACTACACTTGCTCAATTTGCATTCAACAACAACAGTGATGTCATGAAGGAGTTCGAGCCGAGGGTGTGGGTGTCTGTGTCCGATGACTTCGACATTGTAAGAGTGACGAAGGCAATTCTTGAATCAGTCACATCTCAACCCGTTAAAGTAGAGGAGTTCAGTAAAATGCAGCATGATTTGAATGAGCAGTTAAGAGGTAAAAagtttttaattgttttagatGATATTTGGAACAAAGGTGATTTATATGATCTGTGGACAAGACTTCAGTCCCCTTTTAGTGTTGGAGCACAAGGAAGTAAGATAATTGTGACAACACGAGACCTAAAAGTTGCAAAGATTATGGGAGCCACCGAAGTTCATAACTTGGAGTCTGTGTCAGATGATAATTGTTTGGAAATATTTGAGCAGCATGCATTTGTGAACAATGATAGACCACCAAATTTTGAGTTGCTTCAGAAAAAAATTGCTGAAAAATGCAGTGGATTGCCCTTAGCTGCAAGAACTCTTGGTGGGCTTTTACGTCAGAATGAAATAAACGAATGGGAAGAAATATTGAACAACAAATTGTGGAATTTATCAGGTAAGAGTGACATTCTTCCGGTATTAAAGTTGAGCTATCACTATCTTCCTTCCAACTTGAAGAGGTGTTTTGCCTATTGCTCAATATTTCCAAATGACTATGAATTTGGGGAGAAGCAATTGATCCTTTTATGGATGGCAGAGGGTTTGATTCAACAACCACCAGAAGCCAATAGACAAATGGAGGATTTAGGCCACGACTATTTTCAAGAGCTATTATGTAGGTCATTATTTCAAAAGgcaagtgaaaacaattcacGATATGTAATGCATGACCTTGTTACTGATTTGGCACAATGGGCAGCAGGAAATACTTGTTTTAGATTGGAGGACAAGAAAGGTGataacttgcaatctgtatgCTTTCGTCATTCGTCTTTCATAATTGGTCACTATGATGGAGTTCAAAAGTTTGAGGCCTATCGCGAAGTTAAACGTTTGCGAACATTCCTGCCACTTTCACTATCAGATATTTGGTGGAGTAGTCAATGTCTGGCTCGTACGgtaatttttgatttattacCTCAGATGCAATACTTACGGGTGCTTTCTTTGAATGGCTATCGAGTGACTGAGCTGCCAGATTCAATTGGTAATTTGAAGTATCTGCGGTATCTTGATTTTTCTCACACAGATATAACAAGTTTGCCTGAACCAACAACCACTCTTTTCAACTTACAGACACTGATATTGAAAGGTTGTAGTTTATTGGAGGCACTACCCATAAACTTGAGGAATCTAGTGAATCTGCGTCATCTCAACAATTCAGAGGTAGATTCACTAAAAGCAATGCCTCCGCAACTAGGTCGGTTGACAAATCTGCAATCTTTGCCTAATTTTGTGGTGGGTAAAGGTAGTGATGAATCAGGGATAAGAGAGATAGGATCCCTATCCCATCTCCGAGGGACATTATCGCTCTCAAGGTTGGAGAATGTGATCGATGCTGAGGATGCACGGAAGGCCGACTTAAAATCCAAGGAGAGAGTAGATGAATTGGTGCTAGAATGGTCGGATAACACACAAGAAACGCAATTAGGCGTGCTTGACAGATTAGAACCTCATAGAAAGCTTGAAAAACTCATCATCTGGGGTTATGCTGGATTAGAATTTTCAACATGGATTGGAGATCGTTTATTCTCCACTATGGTGCATGTACGCTTAGACAAATGTAAAAATTGTCAAATCTTGCCACCACTTGGGCAACTGCCTTTGCTCAAAGAACTTTATATTACAGGAATGGCTGCAGTGAAAAGTGTCGGTCCTGAGTTTTATGGAGAGAGTAGCTTGCCTTTTCCAGTACTGGAGACTCTTGAGTTTTCAGATATGCACAACTGGAAGAAATGGCTTCCTTTCGAACAAGATCAGGTTTTCCCTTGCTTGAAATTGCTTTCAATCAGAAATTGTCCTCAATTGGAGGGTAAGGTGCCCGAGAACCTTGATTCATTAGAAACacttaaaattattaaatgcGAGGAATTGGTGATTTCAATTTCCAACTATAAACAAATTGGTGCATTAGACATCGACGGTTGCAAAGCGGTGGTGAAGACAAGTGGCGTTGAGTTTGAGTTATTAGAGTCCTTGAAACTTTCAAATATTTCAGAGGTGAGGTTCCAAACAGGGGAATTCACCAAAGGATTAAGGAAGGTTGCAAATTTGAGGATTGGCGGATGTGAGGAGCTGACATCTTCACTGAAGAATGAGGATAGAGTATTGCAACACTTGATTTCTCTTGATTCTTTGGTTATTGAAGGAAACTCTTCCCTCCTTGAAAAGCTGGGAAAAGAAGCAGAGGAGTTGCTGCAATTGCAAATATTGACTTGCAAGCTTAAATATCTGGAATTAAACAAGTGTGCAAGTCTTTCGAAGGTACCAGAAGGGTTGCATCACCTAACGGCTCTTCAAGACCTTCAAATAGTTGGATGCTCAAGTCTGGTTTCTTTTCCAGATGTTGGTCTGCCTCCTTCCCTTGAAGTCATAAGGATTGAGGAGTGTGATTCGTTGCTGTATTTCGCAAAATACCAGATTCCCCCAAATCTAAGAAGAATAGAGATAAGGAGGTGTAAAAGTTTGAAATCATTAGTAGAGAAAGAGGAGGATAGTTCTtcgtcttcctcttcttctcatatTTCTCTTGAGCACTTGGAAATACGGGTATGTGAATCTCTAACGTCGTTATCATTGAGAGCCCAGTTGTTTCCCAGGGCGCTTAAACGCCTTCACATATCCGATTGTGGAGAGCTGCAGTTAATAATGTCCGATGAGTTAGCCCACGACAACACTAATTATTGTCTTGAATATATTAGCATCGATTCTTGCCCAAATCTGAAATCCTTACCGGAGGGCCTATGCCACCTCACCAATCTTCAAACTTTACAGATTTATGATTGTGGGAGTCTGGTTTCCATCCCGAGCCTGAGTGGTGAGGGTTTGCCTTCGCCAACAACAACAGCCGCCTCCAGCCTGAAAGAAATCACATCGAAAATTGCAACAAATTGGAGATGTTACCGGACATGTGCAATCTCAACTGTCTTCAGGAATTGA